The following proteins are co-located in the Pedobacter sp. FW305-3-2-15-E-R2A2 genome:
- a CDS encoding glycosyltransferase family 4 protein — protein MKIAYISSYPPRECGIATFNHNLLRAIGHDKVAVSDDSFVVAMNDAEGLDEYEYPKEVKYIIRQENQKDYARAADYINTSLADACILEHEFGIYGGESGVYILPLIARLKKPLITIFHTILKDPNYMQLTIIREIAKHSSRIVVMSHRAVGFLTSIYGIPFSKIQLIEHGVPDLEAKTENPVKQSLAFKNRKVLFTFGLISRNKGLETVIEALPAIVAQHPDVMYVILGTTHPGVVKNSGEEYRDNLKRLAKKLNVEANLTFINKFVSEEELFDYLTAADMYITPYLNEAQITSGTLSYAVGSGAAVISTPYWHAQELLAEDRGRLFDFRDSEGLALIVNELFADKEKLQLLKSNAYEYGLHLRWPSTGQVFIDVLEEAVSKYLSEMEKAGKQIIEPDMMPAFSLAHVRRLTDDTGIVQHAKYGIPNLKEGYCVDDNSRALILAILAYQQNKSKVALDLLPIYLSFIQYMQSEDGNFRNFLSFKREYLDEVGSEDSFGRTIWALGYLISNAPNNSYREFAKDLFLKSASHFKNLTHLRGIANTIIGLAKYMEAHPYDEHIREQMDLLVAPLKASYKVHKTSEWHWFEEKMTYDNGILPLALFSYYEVSKDQESLDIGLESMEFLSKKTLADGYLNPVGNDGWLFKENPEMALYDQQAIETMAMVLMYFKAYEITQNLLYIKEMYLCYQWFLGENSLHLPLYDHETKGCGDGLQPHGVNRNQGAESTLAYWISHLMVLQALESEYEYIPSGDLFSLQKEVNNPSI, from the coding sequence ATGAAAATCGCTTATATTTCTTCTTATCCACCGCGTGAATGTGGGATTGCTACGTTTAATCATAACCTCCTTCGGGCAATAGGCCATGATAAAGTCGCCGTATCCGACGATAGCTTTGTCGTGGCGATGAATGATGCGGAGGGTCTGGATGAATATGAATACCCTAAAGAAGTAAAATACATCATCCGTCAGGAAAACCAGAAAGATTATGCCCGTGCAGCTGACTATATCAATACCAGTCTGGCCGATGCCTGTATTCTGGAACATGAATTCGGAATTTACGGAGGTGAAAGTGGTGTTTACATCCTTCCGCTGATTGCCCGGTTGAAAAAACCGCTGATCACCATTTTCCATACGATCTTAAAAGATCCCAACTACATGCAACTGACCATCATCAGGGAAATTGCAAAACACTCCTCCAGAATTGTGGTGATGAGCCATAGGGCCGTAGGATTTTTAACCAGCATTTACGGAATTCCTTTTTCAAAAATACAGCTGATAGAGCATGGCGTTCCGGATTTGGAAGCGAAAACGGAAAATCCGGTGAAACAATCCCTGGCCTTCAAGAATAGAAAAGTGTTGTTCACCTTCGGCCTGATCAGCAGAAATAAAGGCCTGGAAACAGTGATAGAAGCTTTACCTGCCATTGTTGCCCAACATCCGGATGTCATGTACGTGATTCTTGGAACGACCCATCCAGGAGTGGTTAAAAACTCCGGTGAAGAATACCGCGACAATTTAAAACGGCTTGCAAAAAAGCTCAACGTAGAAGCCAATCTTACTTTTATCAATAAATTTGTTTCTGAAGAAGAACTGTTCGACTACCTTACCGCAGCAGATATGTACATCACGCCTTACCTCAATGAGGCGCAGATCACAAGCGGAACGTTGTCCTATGCGGTAGGTTCAGGTGCAGCAGTGATTTCTACCCCTTACTGGCACGCACAGGAATTACTGGCCGAGGACAGGGGGAGATTGTTTGATTTCAGAGACTCGGAAGGCCTTGCCCTCATCGTAAATGAATTGTTTGCGGATAAAGAAAAACTACAGTTGCTAAAATCCAATGCTTACGAATACGGTTTACATTTACGCTGGCCAAGTACAGGGCAGGTCTTTATCGATGTACTGGAAGAAGCCGTTTCCAAATACCTGTCGGAAATGGAAAAAGCCGGAAAGCAAATCATCGAACCGGACATGATGCCTGCATTTAGTCTCGCCCATGTGCGCCGTTTGACAGATGATACAGGAATCGTTCAACATGCTAAATATGGCATTCCAAATCTGAAAGAGGGCTATTGTGTAGATGACAATTCCCGGGCATTGATCCTGGCCATCCTCGCCTATCAGCAAAACAAAAGTAAAGTTGCGCTGGACCTTCTTCCAATTTACTTAAGTTTTATTCAATACATGCAGTCTGAGGACGGAAATTTCAGAAATTTCCTGAGCTTCAAAAGAGAATACCTGGATGAGGTCGGCTCTGAAGATTCCTTTGGGCGAACCATCTGGGCGTTAGGCTACCTCATCAGCAATGCACCAAACAATTCTTACCGGGAATTTGCTAAAGATCTTTTCTTGAAATCTGCCAGTCATTTTAAAAACTTAACCCACCTGAGGGGGATCGCCAACACCATTATCGGGTTGGCCAAATACATGGAAGCACATCCTTATGACGAGCATATCCGGGAACAAATGGACTTATTGGTGGCTCCCCTGAAGGCTTCCTATAAAGTACATAAGACCAGTGAATGGCATTGGTTTGAAGAAAAAATGACCTATGACAATGGTATTCTTCCACTTGCATTATTCTCCTATTATGAGGTCAGTAAGGATCAGGAATCTCTGGACATCGGTTTGGAAAGTATGGAGTTTCTATCCAAAAAAACACTCGCCGATGGCTATTTAAATCCGGTAGGCAATGACGGCTGGCTCTTTAAGGAAAATCCGGAAATGGCCTTGTATGACCAGCAGGCTATAGAAACTATGGCTATGGTATTGATGTATTTCAAAGCCTATGAGATTACGCAGAACCTGCTTTACATCAAAGAAATGTATTTGTGCTATCAGTGGTTTCTGGGAGAAAACAGTTTGCACCTGCCATTATATGATCATGAAACCAAAGGTTGTGGCGATGGCTTGCAACCACATGGGGTGAATCGCAATCAAGGTGCAGAAAGTACCCTTGCTTATTGGATTTCACACCTGATGGTGCTGCAGGCTTTAGAATCAGAGTATGAATATATTCCAAGCGGAGATTTGTTTTCTCTTCAAAAAGAAGTCAATAATCCATCGATATAA
- a CDS encoding MFS transporter, translating into MNTAPSTGKMVENTVFPILFAISFSHLLNDTIQSLIPAIYPVIKESYHLSFSQIGLITLTFQMAASLFQPFVGMYTDKKPQPYSLAIGMGFTLLGLVILSVSSGFYMMLASVALIGTGSSIFHPEASRMAHAASGGRRGLAQSIFQLGGNAGSSLGPLLAAWIIVPYGQFSVIWFSLIALLAILILSRVGNWYKGYMLKKAKQGAKVETVVNTFSRKKVIFAVAILLVLIFSKYFYMASLTSYFTFYVIDKFQVSVQSSQIYLFVFLFSVAAGTLVGGPVGDRFGRKYVIWFSILGTAPFALMLPYANLFWTGVLIVPIGMILASAFSAILVYAQELIPGKVGLVAGLFFGFAFGMGGIGSALLGKLADSTSIEYVFHVCSFLPLIGLLTGFLPNIEAKK; encoded by the coding sequence ATGAATACTGCTCCTTCCACGGGGAAAATGGTTGAAAATACTGTCTTCCCGATCCTCTTTGCCATTAGTTTTTCGCACTTATTAAACGATACCATTCAATCTTTGATCCCCGCCATTTATCCGGTGATCAAAGAAAGTTATCACCTTAGTTTTTCTCAAATTGGACTGATTACGCTGACCTTCCAGATGGCAGCTTCTCTGTTTCAGCCATTTGTCGGGATGTATACCGATAAAAAACCACAACCTTATTCGCTGGCAATAGGTATGGGCTTTACCTTGCTTGGCCTGGTAATTCTCTCTGTTTCCAGTGGGTTTTATATGATGCTTGCTTCTGTTGCCTTAATCGGAACAGGCTCCTCAATTTTTCATCCTGAGGCCTCCAGAATGGCACATGCTGCTTCAGGTGGACGAAGAGGCTTGGCGCAATCGATCTTCCAGTTGGGAGGAAATGCCGGTAGTTCTCTGGGGCCATTGCTGGCCGCCTGGATCATTGTTCCTTATGGACAATTTAGCGTAATCTGGTTCTCATTGATTGCCTTACTGGCGATTCTGATTTTAAGCAGAGTAGGAAACTGGTATAAAGGTTACATGCTGAAAAAAGCAAAACAAGGTGCCAAAGTAGAAACAGTGGTCAATACGTTCTCCAGAAAGAAAGTGATTTTTGCAGTAGCGATCTTATTGGTGCTGATCTTCTCCAAGTATTTTTATATGGCCAGTCTGACGAGTTATTTTACCTTTTACGTGATAGATAAGTTTCAGGTATCGGTTCAGAGTTCACAGATTTACCTGTTTGTGTTCCTCTTCTCTGTGGCTGCAGGAACCTTGGTTGGCGGCCCGGTTGGAGATCGCTTTGGCCGTAAATATGTCATCTGGTTTTCCATCCTGGGGACAGCTCCTTTTGCCCTGATGCTGCCTTATGCGAATTTATTCTGGACAGGGGTGCTGATTGTTCCGATAGGGATGATCTTAGCCTCAGCCTTCTCTGCGATCCTGGTATATGCTCAGGAGCTGATACCGGGAAAAGTCGGATTGGTAGCCGGTCTGTTCTTTGGTTTTGCCTTTGGAATGGGAGGAATAGGTTCTGCATTGCTTGGGAAACTGGCCGATAGTACAAGTATTGAATACGTATTCCATGTTTGTTCTTTTCTTCCGTTGATCGGATTGCTGACAGGTTTCCTTCCTAATATTGAAGCAAAAAAATAA
- a CDS encoding endonuclease/exonuclease/phosphatase family protein: MPSFSRMRRHALLFLFVLCFFQASAQKIRVCSWNLKDFGQSKSDEEISFIANLVKSFDVLAIQEVVAGYGGPKAVIRLAEALNRSGTPWEYTFSHGTSSDRYSKERYAFIWKSRKVQKVGEAWLEKDYNLLIEREPYFARFRAGKKTFTLSSFHARPKSKQPEMEIKYFKFLPDLYPNDVLIFCGDFNLPQSHTVFNPLRKMGYTSALVKQKTSLKQRCINDNCLASEFDNFYYPEDKLKVSDTGIIHFYTDFTELKEARKISDHVPVYLEFSLN; the protein is encoded by the coding sequence ATGCCGTCTTTTTCGCGCATGCGCAGGCATGCCTTGCTTTTCCTGTTCGTTTTATGTTTTTTTCAAGCCTCTGCACAGAAAATCCGGGTCTGCTCCTGGAATTTAAAAGATTTTGGTCAGTCCAAAAGTGATGAGGAGATCAGTTTTATTGCCAATTTGGTCAAAAGCTTTGATGTGCTGGCGATTCAGGAGGTAGTGGCTGGTTATGGTGGTCCAAAAGCAGTCATCAGGCTGGCAGAAGCGTTAAACCGAAGCGGAACACCATGGGAGTATACGTTTAGTCACGGAACTTCCAGTGATCGGTATAGCAAGGAAAGGTATGCCTTTATATGGAAAAGCCGCAAAGTTCAAAAGGTAGGAGAGGCCTGGCTGGAGAAGGATTATAATTTGCTGATCGAAAGAGAGCCTTATTTTGCAAGGTTCAGGGCAGGAAAGAAAACCTTTACGCTGAGCTCTTTTCATGCACGTCCAAAATCCAAACAACCGGAAATGGAAATCAAATATTTTAAATTCCTTCCCGATCTGTACCCAAATGATGTCCTGATCTTTTGTGGTGATTTTAACCTGCCTCAATCACACACAGTATTTAACCCCTTGAGAAAAATGGGCTATACCTCAGCGCTGGTCAAACAGAAAACTTCTCTGAAACAACGCTGTATCAATGATAACTGTCTGGCTTCGGAATTCGATAACTTCTATTATCCCGAAGATAAACTAAAGGTCAGTGATACGGGGATTATTCATTTTTATACGGATTTTACAGAGCTGAAAGAAGCAAGAAAGATCTCTGATCATGTACCGGTTTATCTGGAGTTCTCTCTGAATTAA
- a CDS encoding glycosyltransferase family 4 protein, whose protein sequence is MKIAVLAPVAWRTPPRHYGPWEQMASNLTEGLSKAGIEVTLFATGDSITSGKLDAVIGKGYEENRDQDAKVVECLHISNLMEKAGDFDLIHNHYDFLPLSYSGLIKTPMITTIHGFSSEKIIPVYQKYNDRGYYVSISDSDRHPSLNYLKTVYNGIDTSAFIFNDHPEDYLLFFGRIHPDKGTAEAIQIAIQSGRKLLIAGIIQDQDYFNTRIAPFLNADIEFLGSAGPEQRNDLLRGASALLHPISFEEPFGLSVAEAMLCGTPVIAYHRGSMPELIKHGKTGFLVKEVEGAVASVAQLGTIDRAECREWAMSRFSQERMVKDYISLYHQILAVTS, encoded by the coding sequence ATGAAGATCGCGGTATTGGCGCCTGTAGCCTGGAGAACTCCTCCCAGGCATTACGGGCCATGGGAACAAATGGCTTCCAACTTAACGGAGGGACTATCAAAAGCAGGAATTGAAGTCACACTTTTTGCCACAGGCGATTCCATTACGTCGGGAAAGCTGGATGCAGTAATCGGGAAAGGTTACGAAGAAAACAGGGATCAGGATGCGAAAGTGGTAGAATGTTTGCACATCAGCAACCTCATGGAGAAAGCCGGCGATTTCGACCTGATCCACAACCACTATGATTTTCTTCCCCTGAGTTATTCCGGTTTAATCAAAACACCGATGATCACTACTATTCATGGATTTTCTTCAGAAAAGATCATTCCTGTTTATCAAAAATACAATGACCGTGGATATTATGTTTCGATCAGTGATTCCGACCGGCACCCTTCCCTTAACTACTTAAAAACGGTCTATAATGGAATTGACACTTCTGCCTTTATCTTTAATGACCATCCTGAAGACTATCTTTTGTTCTTTGGGCGGATTCACCCCGATAAAGGGACCGCTGAAGCGATTCAAATTGCCATTCAAAGTGGACGCAAACTCCTCATCGCAGGGATTATCCAGGATCAGGACTATTTCAATACACGCATAGCACCGTTTTTAAACGCCGACATTGAATTTTTAGGCTCAGCGGGCCCGGAACAACGGAATGATCTTTTAAGAGGCGCCAGCGCTTTATTACACCCCATCAGCTTTGAAGAGCCTTTCGGATTGAGTGTTGCTGAGGCCATGCTTTGCGGAACTCCGGTGATCGCGTATCACAGAGGCTCCATGCCAGAGTTGATCAAACACGGAAAAACAGGATTTCTGGTAAAAGAGGTGGAAGGGGCGGTAGCTTCGGTTGCACAACTGGGTACCATTGACAGGGCTGAATGCCGGGAATGGGCAATGAGTCGCTTTTCTCAGGAAAGGATGGTAAAGGACTACATCAGCCTCTACCATCAAATTTTAGCGGTTACTTCTTAG
- a CDS encoding MFS transporter gives MKEFLRLYLDAYRGLSAPAWMLALVMLINRSGAMVIPFLGVYMINHLSFSLEDTGTVLSCFGIGAVAGSFAGGWLTDKVGHFKVQLFSLILTVPMFFLLPELNTVVKLAVGVFVLSLISETFRPANSVSIAYYSKPDNIIRSFSLNRMAMNLGFSIGPALGGFLAAISYTFLFYGNAVAAFFSAILFFIYFRNRKGNEKKASEVAMEKTEVKERSPYKDVLFMLFSILCSIFTICFFQLLSTLPLYYREVYQMTEANIGVILAFSGVVVFLLEMLLVHLAEKRLSPRDIIVLGTLLCGFSFLILNLAHGMWVLYTAMFVLCLAEILAMPFMATITLQRSTIKTRGAYMGINALSVSAAHVFSPFIGTRVAAVYGFPILWWGTAIVLLLTSVGFFFVMKSMKLNTIK, from the coding sequence ATGAAGGAGTTTTTACGTTTATATTTAGATGCTTACCGCGGGTTGTCAGCACCTGCATGGATGCTGGCATTGGTAATGCTGATCAACAGGAGTGGGGCAATGGTGATTCCCTTCCTTGGGGTCTATATGATCAATCATTTGAGTTTTTCATTAGAGGATACGGGAACTGTCCTGAGCTGTTTTGGAATTGGCGCCGTGGCTGGTTCTTTTGCCGGAGGATGGCTGACAGACAAAGTGGGACATTTTAAAGTGCAGCTTTTTAGCCTGATCCTTACCGTTCCCATGTTTTTCCTGCTTCCGGAGCTCAATACAGTGGTGAAACTGGCCGTTGGTGTATTTGTGTTAAGTCTGATCTCTGAAACATTCAGACCGGCAAACTCTGTATCTATTGCCTATTATTCCAAACCTGATAACATCATCCGTTCGTTCTCACTGAACCGGATGGCGATGAACCTTGGTTTTTCCATTGGTCCCGCATTGGGAGGGTTCCTGGCCGCGATTTCTTATACCTTTTTGTTTTATGGAAATGCTGTTGCTGCATTTTTCTCTGCCATTTTGTTCTTCATTTATTTTAGAAATAGAAAAGGAAATGAGAAGAAGGCATCCGAAGTGGCTATGGAGAAAACGGAGGTAAAAGAACGCTCGCCTTATAAGGATGTTCTTTTTATGTTGTTCAGCATCCTCTGTTCCATCTTTACCATTTGCTTTTTCCAGCTTTTAAGTACGCTTCCACTATATTACAGGGAAGTATATCAGATGACTGAAGCGAACATTGGTGTGATCCTGGCCTTTAGTGGAGTGGTCGTTTTTCTGTTGGAAATGCTGCTGGTTCACCTGGCAGAGAAACGGTTGTCGCCAAGAGACATCATCGTGCTGGGAACTTTACTCTGCGGCTTTTCTTTTTTGATCCTTAACCTGGCGCATGGAATGTGGGTCCTATATACGGCGATGTTTGTACTTTGTCTGGCGGAAATTCTGGCGATGCCTTTTATGGCTACGATTACGCTGCAACGCTCTACGATAAAAACCAGAGGCGCCTATATGGGCATCAATGCACTTTCTGTTTCCGCAGCCCATGTCTTTTCTCCATTCATCGGAACACGTGTGGCAGCAGTATATGGTTTTCCTATACTGTGGTGGGGAACGGCAATTGTACTCTTGTTAACCTCCGTCGGATTCTTCTTTGTCATGAAGAGCATGAAACTAAATACCATTAAATAA
- the clpB gene encoding ATP-dependent chaperone ClpB, with protein sequence MNFNNFTIKAQEAIQQASEIAQGNQQQAIETAHILKGLLTVDENVVSYVLKKLNVNLNVLSQHLDSQIAKFPKVSGSSPYLTSGSNSALQKAQSYLKEFKDEFVSVEHLLLGLLSVNDQTSKLLKDQGVTEKDLKKAIVALRGSSHVTDQNAEATYNALNKYARNLNEYAESGKLDPVIGRDEEIRRVIQILSRRTKNNPILIGEPGVGKTAIAEGIAFRIIKGDVPSNLKTKTVFSLDMGALIAGAKYKGEFEERLKAVVKEVTQSDGDIILFIDEIHTLVGAGGGEGAMDAANILKPALARGELRAIGATTLDEYQKYLEKDKALERRFQKVMVDEPDTQDAISILRGLKERYETHHKVRIKDEAIIAAVELSQRYIADRFLPDKAIDLMDEAASKLRLEMDSVPENVDELDRKIMQLEIEREAIKRENDDKKVKSLGEEIANLSAERDELKAKWQSEKDLVDGINTEIEQIENYKLEAEQAERAGDYGKVAELRYGKVKESQDKVEKLKAELEGHQTESRMLKEEVTADDIAGVVARWTGIPVTKLVSSEREKLLHLEDELHKRVAGQDEAIEAISDAIRRSRAGLQDKRKPIGSFIFLGTTGVGKTELAKALAEFLFNDENAMTRIDMSEYQERHAVSRLIGAPPGYVGYDEGGQLTEAVRRKPYSVVLLDEIEKAHPDVFNILLQVLDDGRLTDNKGRVVNFKNTIIIMTSNIGSHLIQDNFKSLDDENRDEVIAKTKNELFELLKQTIRPEFLNRIDELIMFTPLNRSEIRNIVDLQFKHVQETLAEMGVEIEASVEALDWLAELGYDPQFGARPLKRVIQKRILNELSKEILSGKIDKDSKIKLDTFDHKFVFLNNE encoded by the coding sequence ATGAACTTCAACAACTTTACTATAAAAGCACAGGAGGCGATTCAACAGGCTTCTGAAATAGCTCAGGGCAACCAGCAACAAGCTATTGAAACAGCACACATCCTAAAGGGGCTGCTTACTGTTGATGAAAATGTAGTTTCTTATGTTTTAAAGAAATTAAATGTAAACCTAAATGTGTTAAGTCAGCATTTAGACAGTCAGATTGCCAAATTTCCAAAAGTGAGTGGCAGCAGTCCGTATTTAACTTCGGGGAGCAATTCTGCTTTACAAAAAGCACAGTCCTACCTGAAGGAATTTAAGGATGAATTTGTTTCCGTAGAGCACTTATTATTGGGTTTACTCTCGGTAAATGACCAGACTTCAAAATTATTAAAAGATCAGGGCGTGACCGAGAAAGACCTGAAAAAGGCGATTGTTGCCTTGAGAGGCTCGAGTCATGTAACCGATCAGAATGCAGAAGCGACTTACAACGCGCTAAACAAATACGCCAGAAACCTGAATGAATATGCAGAATCAGGAAAGCTGGATCCGGTAATCGGCCGTGATGAGGAGATCCGCAGGGTGATCCAGATTCTTTCGAGACGGACCAAGAACAACCCGATTCTGATTGGCGAGCCGGGGGTAGGTAAAACTGCCATTGCTGAGGGAATTGCTTTCCGGATCATTAAAGGAGATGTTCCCTCGAACCTGAAAACAAAAACCGTTTTCTCTTTAGATATGGGTGCCTTAATTGCAGGAGCTAAATATAAAGGGGAATTTGAAGAACGTTTAAAAGCGGTGGTAAAAGAGGTGACACAAAGTGATGGAGATATCATCCTTTTCATCGATGAAATACATACCCTGGTAGGTGCAGGTGGTGGCGAAGGTGCCATGGATGCGGCAAACATCTTAAAACCGGCATTGGCACGTGGAGAATTGCGTGCGATTGGTGCAACAACCTTAGATGAGTATCAAAAATATTTAGAAAAGGATAAAGCATTGGAGCGTCGTTTCCAGAAAGTAATGGTAGATGAGCCGGATACTCAGGATGCGATTTCCATTCTCCGCGGATTAAAGGAGCGCTATGAGACTCACCATAAGGTACGGATTAAAGATGAAGCGATCATTGCTGCCGTAGAATTGTCGCAACGTTATATTGCAGACCGTTTTTTACCGGATAAAGCCATCGATTTGATGGATGAGGCGGCTTCTAAATTGAGACTGGAAATGGACAGTGTTCCTGAAAATGTGGATGAACTGGACCGCAAGATTATGCAGCTGGAAATTGAGCGCGAAGCGATCAAAAGAGAAAATGACGATAAAAAAGTAAAATCCCTTGGAGAGGAAATCGCGAACCTGTCTGCCGAACGTGATGAGCTAAAGGCCAAATGGCAAAGTGAAAAAGACCTGGTAGATGGGATAAATACGGAAATTGAGCAGATAGAAAACTATAAACTGGAAGCAGAACAGGCGGAACGTGCAGGTGATTACGGAAAGGTGGCTGAGCTTCGGTACGGGAAAGTAAAAGAATCGCAAGACAAAGTAGAAAAGCTGAAAGCAGAGCTGGAAGGTCATCAGACGGAAAGCAGAATGCTGAAAGAAGAAGTGACTGCAGATGATATCGCTGGTGTGGTAGCACGATGGACCGGTATTCCGGTAACGAAACTGGTTTCCAGTGAAAGGGAAAAACTACTTCATCTGGAGGATGAGCTACACAAACGTGTGGCGGGTCAGGATGAAGCCATCGAAGCAATTTCGGATGCGATCCGCAGGTCAAGGGCCGGATTACAGGATAAGCGCAAGCCTATTGGCTCGTTCATATTCCTTGGAACAACCGGGGTTGGTAAAACGGAGTTGGCTAAAGCATTGGCAGAATTCTTATTTAACGACGAGAATGCGATGACGCGGATAGATATGAGTGAATATCAGGAACGTCATGCAGTATCCAGGTTAATCGGAGCGCCTCCGGGATATGTAGGTTATGATGAAGGTGGACAATTAACGGAAGCAGTACGTAGAAAACCATATTCGGTAGTCTTATTGGATGAGATTGAAAAAGCCCATCCTGATGTGTTCAATATCCTCTTACAAGTATTGGATGATGGACGTTTAACGGACAACAAAGGACGTGTGGTTAACTTTAAAAATACGATCATCATCATGACTTCCAATATTGGTTCTCATTTGATTCAGGATAACTTCAAGAGTCTGGATGATGAAAACCGCGATGAAGTGATTGCAAAGACCAAAAACGAGCTGTTTGAATTGTTAAAACAAACCATCAGACCGGAGTTTTTAAACCGGATTGACGAGCTGATCATGTTCACGCCATTGAACCGCAGCGAAATCAGGAACATTGTTGACCTACAGTTTAAACATGTACAGGAAACATTAGCGGAGATGGGTGTCGAGATTGAAGCCTCTGTAGAAGCACTGGATTGGCTGGCAGAGTTGGGTTATGATCCTCAGTTTGGTGCAAGGCCATTAAAACGTGTCATTCAGAAAAGGATTTTGAATGAATTATCTAAGGAAATATTATCCGGAAAGATTGATAAAGACAGTAAAATCAAACTTGATACATTTGATCACAAATTTGTTTTTCTAAACAACGAATAA
- a CDS encoding DUF1801 domain-containing protein translates to MLTPLDNFYFNKEEPIRGCLLTLRDLILKQDPRITTEWKYGMPFFYFKGKMYCYLWIHKKYGQPYIGMANGNKLDHPELLTEKRARMKILLTDPNKDLDVAMIESILQQALKLDSRD, encoded by the coding sequence ATGCTTACTCCCCTGGACAACTTTTATTTCAATAAAGAAGAACCCATAAGAGGATGTTTACTGACGCTGAGAGACCTGATCTTAAAGCAGGATCCCCGGATCACTACCGAATGGAAATATGGGATGCCTTTTTTCTATTTCAAAGGTAAAATGTACTGTTACCTCTGGATTCATAAGAAATACGGGCAACCTTATATTGGAATGGCCAATGGAAATAAACTGGATCATCCCGAATTGCTCACAGAAAAACGGGCAAGAATGAAAATACTTTTGACAGACCCAAATAAAGACCTGGACGTAGCAATGATCGAAAGCATTTTACAACAGGCATTAAAATTAGATAGCCGAGATTAG